TTCGTAAGGttagataaaattaaaaaaataaattagttatATTAATTAGTTATACGATCTCGAGTTTGCTATAAACGATGacgattggttttttttttgtttgggtgtATGTTCGGTTTCAGCATAATGCTCTTCACTGTGATGAATCTTACGATGCGCCATGTAAGAACACATGTACCTTTCAATACCAAGGCttgtttgatcgtttttttcctgttcatTTAGTGCCTGTGATAGATTCGCTGTTTATATTAGTAGGATACGGCCACTGCCTGACTGAATGTGCCAGAGTCTTATCAGCACCAGCAAAACAACCTCTTCTGATTTCCTTACGATTATCCTTCTGTACTGTTCTGTTGATTGAGGAGTTTGATGTAGCGTCTTTCGATTGACGACTATATGTACATGTACATAAGATAGcttgcgtgtgtttttgagAGAATTTGTCGATGTTAGTTGTGTACTTCAATCTTACATTCCAtgttatttgaatttattatttctgcCGTGCTTCGGAATCTGAATCCGAGAGAGGGGGGCGAGACCTGGCTCAGACATCCGCCGTTCGCGATGTTATGCTGGGAGATCGTGAGTGTATGACGACGCGGTGACCGTTTTTCGTCACGAATCCGTCACTCTCCACCAGAACGGCCGTCTGGCGGCCTTGAGGATCGCCGTTACTATCCGGTGATTCCTTTGATGATAGACTATGATCCACTACACCTATGTTCGCCTGAGAACCGCCGAGAATTCCTTTACTTTTACCACTACCAGGGGTGCCAACGCCACCGCCTATGCTGCCACCGGCGATCTGGCTACCATTGTCTCCACTACCTATTGCAGCTCCACCGCTACCGTCGTTATCATTGCCATTGCCACCATCGTTTCCGTTATCACAGGCATCTATTTCAAGATCGTCTCCGGTGGAACCGTCAGTTCCACCGCCATGACGCTGCTTGTAGCGTTTCCATGCGTGTTGTATCAGACGGGCACAGTATTCTTCGCGTTGCCTCCAGAGCGTGGACGACACCGGTTCGTAACCCACTTCGTCCGGACGCTGTTGTACCTCACCCAACTCTGCCGTCTCTTCGATAGGATTTCCTTTCCGAGCGAAAAAGTCTTTCGTCAGTGCGTCCAGGATATCGACACAGAACATCATATCGCCACGGCAGATAGGAATATCCATCGAAATAATTTTGTAACGGTTCGGTTTATGTATCTGGAGGGGCGGTTCCAGCACGTCCAGAAAGTCTGATAGTTGATCGTACCGAACGTATTGTGTACCGTCCGGATCAAACTGTTGCCATATTTCGTAGTACATATCGTAGTCGTCGTCCGTCAAGCCCTCCTGCACGTCTTCCGTTGCTTGGGAATAGTTTTCGAGAATAACAGCGATGTACATGTTGATGACGATAAGAAAACTTATTACTAGATACGCCAATAGGTACGTTATGCCGATCGTTGATGAGCCACAATTTCCCGGGTAGCCTTTATCATTGTCCGGTGGTAGACAGTCTTCTTCGTTGATAATACCATCTAGCACACCATCCCAACCGGCTGAGGTGGACATCTGGAATGTGTAAATACCGAACATATAGGGGGGAatgaggtgtgtgtgtgtgtttttttttttcacgagCATATTTGCAAACAGTGTCTAACCTGAAACAGCAAGATCATACTCTGGCCGAAGGTTTTAAAGTTGTACACATCATCCAAGCCACTCTTATCCTTGACGTGCATGAAGAATGACATcccaaaaatggcaaaaatgaaCATCACCAAAAACAGTAGCAGACAGATGTTAAAAAGTGCAGGCAGCGACATAGCTAACGCAAACAGCAACGTCCGTATACCCTTGGCACCCTTCACCAAACGCAGTACACGGCCCACTTTTGCAACTCGCACGACTCGCAGAAGCGTTGGAGATACAAAATATTTCTCAATAAGATCACTTAAGACAAGACCTGGTATGGGTAAAAACACAACGAGACGATACGGAGTAATTAAAACATCGCATCGAGGAAGGTAGCAAAAACTAGTGAATGACCGCACTTACCTAAAATGGAAAGAATGACCACAACGAAATCAAACAGATTCCACGGTTCGATAAAGTAATGGTATCGTAGGGCGAAGATCTTCATCAAACATTCACTGCTGAAAATGCAGATGAATATCATATTCAAGTAGTCTAGCACCGCGCTAAACGTTTCTGATTGTTTGTAGTGATCCAGCGTCATGGTTAACATATTGAAGCCGATGAACAACATGATGATCATGTCGAACTTTTTATTCGTCACTATTTCGAACACTATTGCTTGCGGGCGCCACTGTAATGAAATGGAGCGAATTAGTGTGTTACGTCGTGGAATGCAGCATGTACTTTACTGCTTACCCTTGGTCGAGGGATTGCCTTGAGTGGTTTCTTCGATCCCATCTTCTTCATGGCATTGTAGTACTTTTTCTGATCTTCCGTCATGAACATTTCCAGTGATCCTCCggctttctttttctgttcatTGAAGTTATCAATAATCACACCGATGAAGAGATTCAGTGTGAAGAACGATCCGAAGATAATGAAGAACACAAAGTACAGATACATGTAGATGTTTGTTTCCCGTATAGGCTGTTTGCCGACCTGTAAAGTAACAGCAAACGATGGGATTAGCtcatttacaaagaaaaaacgaccTCTCTACAGCACATACGTCACGGGAATCAATGGCATCGTTCATGATTTGTATCCATCCTTTGAATGTCGCTACTTGAAATAGACACAAATACGCTTTACCGACGTGATCGAAGTTCATCGGTGAGTTTTCCCATGTATAATTTTCGGCTTTGCACGCATTTACATCCGGAATAATTTCGTGAggtaatgttgttttatttttatccacaCACTATCATACgaagaaacgaaaccaaaTGGATTAGCATGAGAATATTGTTCTAATGGGGATGAAGTACAGCAGTCGCAATACCTTGAAGTATTTTCCAGCAAATAATTGCACTCCCATAATAGCAAATATCAGCCAGAATATCAAACAAACCAGCAGCACGTTGAAGATGGACGGTATAGCTTGAACCAATGCATTCACGACGACCTATACATACACGTACGATTGATTCAATTGTACAGTTGATTCAAACAATAAAgagaataaaacattaataaaattcGTGTAAACGAACCAATCTCTTGCTATGATTCTTAGATCGTTTCATTTGAAAAAGGGAATAGCCCAGCTTTGTTGACCATGCAGTGAACAGAATAAGCGCAATACAGCCATGAACATCTATTTATAAAGCGGTAcaaagtttcaattttttcaattaCCACACAGTTAGTTACCATTttaaaactcataaaaaacaGTTCTGTTGGTAACGAACTGTtggaaagcataaaaacaaagaatcttaaacgcaaacaaaactgtttggcaattgaaaaaattgaaacataaagGCAACacatttcataaaacattattaGCTGATGAGCTGATGTGTATAGTATTTGAGAATAcagttgcaaacaaaaattgtactaagagaaatatttttacagaAAATTTTAAGCTAATGATATAATTCACACCCAATCTGGtctaacaatttttttccacttttattACAATATTGCGTGTTCTACAACCATCTAAAATACTACGTTTATGTTTGTATATACATGATGTGTACTGCATAGCTATGACACCAAAGTACACTTAGCGCATTTGATACACAAGCAAAACACATATCATTCCGCAAGTGTGAcagtgttacaaaaaaaaactgtaatcAAATGAGGCAACAGTTGATAATGCAAACAATACTGGTAAGCGCAATCACAATACTCCTACTCATGAAATATTCAGATGCAGCGTGATGAAGTAATGGCCATAAAGAGCTCTAAAAATATAACTAAGTATATATACGTATATAGAATCTGATTTATAGTAACATAGTCTACTTCAGTTGTTATGATTCAAAAATAACTAACACCATGTAAGAATAATCTAGAAAGAGTAGTATAAGGATAGCGCGATtggttgttgatgatgttttcgtaCTGGTTTGATGCTTAAAACCAAATGTAAGTAGTGCAAATCGATATGTAAAATGACTGTTTTGCTCTATTTGATGCTTTTGGTTTCGAAACTAATTAGAGTAAAGTAAATACTTTGAAGTTACGTACCCTCATTCCCTGCATACGGGACATGGCACGTAGCGGTCTCAGGGCTCTAAGAGTTCGCATGGTTTTGAATGCTTGAATACCACCCGCTCCACAAAGTGAAGCAACGAAGTTTATTAATGATACCTAGGAAAAGCATGGGTCAAATCGAGTGAGTATTTAATGGTTGATGATCGTAAAATTGAACTGTAACCGCCCGTAACTTTTGTTGTCTCCATATGATTGAgctactctttttttatgtgtttgttaTTGAATTATTGTGTCGAGAACATGTGAAGtaaagaaattttgttttcttatttctaatttgcattcaaactGATAAACATAATTGTAATGACGCTTCCTAGGTATTTAGTGTGTATGTAATTTGTTAACGCaatgaaataatcatttttaaatgtattgataaaattcatgttgttttaattgtgtaataataataaaaacaaacaatgaacAATCAATAATGATGAAAACGTTGCTTGTTAGAGTGTACAAATACTCCATAACGATTTCTTATTTAAATTGGCATTGATTTGCTCCGTCACTGGAGCTAAACATTGACTAATTTTCATTGGCCGAGTTACTTCTTAAGCAAAACtgtgtaatatttatttaaaatagtgAACAACAATATCAAAGTTGTATTTAACCGTACGATATCATTACTTAACGCCAGTGAATGGGCATCTGTTTAAGTTAAAGTCACTGTAAGTATTTGCAAATTAACGTAAGTtcaacgaaaaagaaagaaaacaaccatTATAAGTAAAAGAACGTACACAATACATAAAATTGACATCGACACATACTAAAGCGACTGTTTTGCATCAGCTACATGTATAACACGTACGGCAGCGTCTAAAAGGCACGAAAagtcattttgtttgctttcaatttaATCTTGTCTAACCACAAAGTTTATGAAGGAAGattgagtttttgtttgtgtcttAGATCATGATCATCACGCACAACATTCAACATGTCATTCCTTGTATCGGTTTATCTATAGTCAATCCATATGTATTTACAACTGCGACCTCAGACTGCGtgattttcaacattttcataaGCCCTTACTAGGCTCGGTAGTATTGCTAGGTTTGCTCTTAGCTGATCATGTTTGATATTTGTGGTAGTAACTTggtatttattaataattgttACGTTGTTGTACACAAATGGTTACAACATCTGTTTCAAAATCCAAAGGATGGTAATCaatcttttcctttcactATGCCATAAATAAAATCGTAAAACCAGTAATTAGTGCCGTCTTTTCATATTGTTTTATAAGTTTGAAATTATGctgtacaaaacaaatcatttgtgAGTGTAAATGTTGAAACAATATGATGTGCTTCGattaaatttcacatttttcagTTCATTAAAAAGGATATACAATGCTAAGCTTTTGCAaacgttcttttgtttttttttctcaaatgtCTATCAACGACTAACAATAGAGGTATTTCTTGCAACATAAATACTGGATACTAAAACGGAAGAAGTACAGGTAaatagaaatggaaatgggttattttataacgaaaaataatcaatttgtttggttgtttgtcATTTACAGTGTTTCTCAAACGTTCCACATCATTTAGGGTTTATATTAACGTTTTCGTCAGAAACGCAAACAATTATGGCGCACTGATTCTGCATGAACGTTTTACAAATGTTAGAAAGTTGTACATTTTCACACTTAAGAAGAATCCGTTACAGAAAGTGTTCCGTTATACTAAACATCGAATATTACACATTGTAGACTGTAAGCTGCGTTAAACGTTTTGCTTAAACGCATATAAACCAGCAACGCGAACAAAAGATAGATAGATTGACAGATTGGTTCTTTGGACAAACTTTTTGAAGAAATACAGCACACGTCTATACAAACATAGAGAAGACTACAAGGAAGAAATAGTAGATAACAGTCGTGTTTCGTCAGTTAGAATGTAGGAGATTGAAGGAAGAACAAGATAGCTTCCACGAACAATGTCACTGCACAAAGTGGTACACCATCAAAGCCCAGAGAGGTAGAGTGCCTCTTTAGCAATCAAAATGTACGCAAGTGAACCAAGTGCCTTGGTACTTACTCTCATACCCTCCCAACGTGATACGGCACGAAGCGGGCGTAAGGCGCGCAGTGTACGCATCGAACGGAACGCTGGAATATCGGCCGCTCCCACCCAGATAGCGGCAAGGTTTATCAGCGATAGCTAAGGGGAAAAAATCATTGAACGAAGGAAAAGATACGCAATGAAACGGAAATCAACGAAAGATAATTAGCAGGAAGATGCACTAAACGCAATCATCTTAATTTAACCGATACACATATATCACACATTGTGTGTTTACTTATCTTAATTATATATAATTGGTTAATATGTTACAAGACTAATTTGCTTAGGTAATTGTTTTCCCTCTATTGCTGTTTGTGTGATTGTGTGAGAAACTATGGCTAAAGTAATTATTGTTAACTATGATTGTTTTGCTATGTATTATGATATGGAGATAACAGAATTATATGAGGGTCCAGTCAATGGTTTTCACGACGCACAGGACGATTATACTCACCATTACGATAATAAAATCAAGCCAACACCAAGCATTCGTAAAGTATACTTTAAAACCTAAAGCTAACCATTTGATTAACatctctaaaaaaaatatcactgTGAATATTCGGTCCATATAATAAAGGATATCTTGCAGGATTGGGCGTTGTGGAAGATGTACATCTTCGAGAGCCTGTAGGGTTGCAGAAAGAAGCAGAACAAACGATCATATCAAACGCAAAGTCAGAGGAATTAATCTCATCAATCGTTGGAAGAGCAGGAAGTCCGATCGTCAATTGCTCGTGACACACTTACCAATGCTAAGCTACTAAGCAAAATCATAGTAATTACAGCAGTCTCGAAGTACTTGTTCTCAATCAGCTGGAACGTTTTGAGACGTAGGTTTGCCCAGCCCTGCCAAAACGGAGCATCATCGTCTCCAGCGAGCACTGGGAACTTTTTATAGCAATTATCCGGGCAGCAGTCCGCCGGTGAATCTTCGATCACTTCATCCTCCTCGGCGTGAATAATAAGCTCACCATCTAGCGGACCTTCTTCGCCTTCGCCTTCGTCATCGAGCTCTGGACAAGTGAACAGAACATTTGTAGTGTGTGAAAGAAGGACTTTTCATTCGCACTGGGAACGTCGGTACATACCTTCGTCAATTCCTAAATCCTCCTTGCTGGCATCACGTTTTTCTTCGCCCTCCATCGTTTCGGCGCTGCCTTTGTGGCTTTCGTCCTTGAATGGGCGATTTTTGTGACTGCCATAAGATTTGATACTGGCAGTATCATCGTCCTGCAAGGACACGCCTCTATGATTCAGTTCATGTTCTAATTTATTATCTTGATGATTACTAATAGAATTGCCTATCACCTAATTATCAAGACATAATACACACATAATGAGATTAATGTTTTGCTTAGCagctaaagttttttttgtagtaaagTGAATGAGTGTGTGTATAAAAACTGTCAGGATGCAGACAAAATGAGTTCATGTGCCGTAGTGGTTAAAATGAAATGGGTAAACTGTGAGGAAGTTTTGATGAACAATATGACAAAACGGAAATCTCAAACCCATACTAAACAGAATCTATGAATGGATGCGAAAGTGCGAAAGTATCGATAGAAAGAAGTACGTACCTTTGAGTTGTTCATGATctgcttgtttttctttgccttgTTCTTCAGATCACCGTGAATGGTAAATTCCATTCCATCTCCTATTGCTACTTCCAGCTGGTTGTGTTCCTTGATGCCTTTCTTCAGCAGCCCATCAGCCAGTATGTCATCTGGAGTAAGTTCCAGCTCATTTTCACCATGTTCTGCAGATATACATGGACATACTCCTTTGCCTAatgcatgtgttttttgtttgtttgtatatttgtttgtttgtgtgtcatGATTCAGTTTCCATATGGACGGTTGTGCATAATTTTCACATATTCATACGGTGGTACCATATTATGTTTTCGTTATGATTtcaaatggaataaattacCATTGGTATAATATAATTTCCAATCGGTGGAATCCAAAATAAGTCGAGCAAGAGAAGAACATCGGAAGTTTCACAAATGGCATATGGCATAGTATTCCATTTTACGCAGTTTGTTTCAATGTGCAGTTAGCATAGGAACATTTATAATATAGAAGTAGATAAATCGAGAGAAAAAATTGATACACTTGAATTAAGAATCGCTTGTTGGTACACGGATATTTTAAATAtcagagcacacacacacacacatacacacatagacatttcatcaaaatacaacaaagaaatgcaaacaacctttttcaatgcaaacaacgacaacgacaacgaTGTCTACTATCATCAGGAAAGTACCACAATcaggaaagaaaatacaagCGTGGCAAAACACATACTATTTTGGGGAAGAACAGTAGGTAAACACAACACGAACAATACATTTACAGTTTACTGTACAAATCATCGAAAGTAGTAGGTATTGGTATTTTGCGTAAAAATATCAACACGATCAAAACCTGCGTTATTATGTATGTAAATTAATGTTCCCTCAAATCAAACAGCTTTAAATTCCAGAATTATTCATAAATCAAATGGAATTGGAGCTATATCCTTAATAGCCACTGTCACTGTTGGTGCAACCAACAAGAATGAGAAAGCTTAGTAGTACTATAGGTAGTAGTTAGCTTAACTTGCTCcgttaaacagggtaagattACAAGCTATTCCGCGAAAGTAGCTTTGACACGACTGACAAAACGTTCGCAAATTAATAATATCTTTAGTAAATTGCAAACTGCTTTTTTAAaactctttttctcttttaaaacaatgttGTTTAAGAGTGAGTGGGtaggaagtttatttattttttttttaataattgcgTTATCATGCTATTTAAAAGTTGTAGTGTACTCAAAATCATAATAGATAATTATCTTTCTCtataaaatgcttcaaatattCCGAAGCTATTTTGTAATATTACAAGGACACAATCAAACATCGAATTACCTTAAGCGAGACACTAACCAACGATACACATATGCTCGAAAAATTTTCGGTTTTAcgtctttttttagtttttttttcttcataacaCACAAACGTATTAACAATACATGATGAATTACTACCAAACTAGCAACAGATAGTATACAGCTCTATTACTACTTTCGGTAGAAGGATAAAATCCACTTTTAACGATGCTAATCAAATGGAAAATTGCTAACACTAAACGAAACACACTTTCGGGGAATATTTGAcatggttttaaattttggacACTGATTGTGCCACACCAATTCAAGCAAGTTtcttatattatattatattatattacatTGTAGATGCGCAACTACTatcctgctttttttttaattcatgcaTTTTTAGATTAAATGGTGAACCAGCTGCCTATTTTTAAAACCTTGCGTAAATCTCGAAATTCGATCTTTTTTGATGACGGTAATAGGATGGCAGGATGTTTGGAAAACACTGCATTTTGAAGTTAACGATACTATTACGAGTTGGTGTTACTCGTAACAGAAAACATATAACTGCTACGGTTAAATATGCTGCATAATATTTACGATGTGCGATTTCCGCTAAACGTATCACTGGGTATTTGTATTAATTAGATATCTTAAAAGTTTGTAGGTCTAGTTTACCAGAAACTTTACGTTTGCTCGGATAGTTacaaatttgcaaataaacgGAAATTAAGTTGCGCACCTACTATGTAAATTTTAAGATAGAAATGTAACATTCAGTTTATTAAGTTTTGTTAAACTTTAATGTCATACGTTTTATATCTAAACCAATTACAAAAGATGTATCGATCGCTTCACTCATTGCATCCGATAGCACATTGATGTCAAACAACCCCGAAATTATCACAAATCAGCAACCTTTGGTGGGATTCTGGTTGGAAACTATCTACACTACGGTGGGCAATACAAAATAAACTTAAGTTTGATCGCACACTAGCGCTAATATTAGTAGCGGTAGTGTAAGTGGATAGTAACCTTCTTCCTATTACAAAGCAAGGTGTATTTGCTTACCTGTAGGTTGCACCGATGCTATTTGACtcgttaatttgtttttcacaaaCTTGAGTGCATTTGCTATGTTCGCCTTGATCCAATTAGAAAAGCGTGATATTCTGTTAAACGCTTCAGCGATCTTGTTGGTCTCGTTGTCTGCCGTTGGTGCGGACAGGGATGAAGAACCGAAATTTGACAAAAGCAAAGCTAAGAAAAGATTAAGAACCTGCAAAATAGAGTCATTGGTGAACTATGGGTGAACACTCACGACTATGCAAATGCTAGGTTACTTACGACTAAATTTCCTATTACTACCGTAGCCAGGAAAAATGGTATGCATGACACATCGCCAACAAGCATACAGTCCCACATGGATTCGATCCATTCACCGCACAGCACACGGAACACAATCATAAAGGAATGCATGAAATCGGTAAAATTCCATCTTGGCAGATCTTGGTCTGGGAACAGATGCACATTATCTGGAAGAATTTATTTCGAAtagaattgaagaaaaatacgAACGATGCGCGATTAGGATTAGGCGTTCACCAGCACTCTAAGAAAAATGTGAAAGCACTTGATTTACAAATAATCCGCGTGGAGAAGCTAGCAGATTGCAGATTATCGAGGCATTTGTAAGCTGTTTCTAGAGCTCTTGTTGTTCTAAAAGCTTGTCGTttaatttgttgttattttgttttgtttagcaaaCAATGGTATGCAAGACAGTAACCAGCGGACATTGAACAGTCTAGTACATGTTCGCTGTAAATCAGAACAAAATACCAAATGCAAGAAAATAGCGACTGATTTAAATACGATCGTTGAAGTCTCTGGCACTCAAATGAAATTATTGTAGTTTTACACAAATTTATACGGATGCATCGACCTTAAACCTTTGTGTTTAGTGATCAGATAACAAATAACGACacaattgtaaataatttagGTGACACATTAGCAGTCATAGATTTTCTTACAAATgataaaaagttataaattGTAATTGATTTGCAAGGCGCATATTTGAACATAAAGCAATATGTTTAAGAAACAATGGATATTGTACGCTAAATACTCTACCTTCAGTCTTATTCATTGTTTCATCTCTAGTCTTTCGAATTATGTTTCTAGTCTTTTTACGAATGTACAACCATTTGAGGGGCTTCATTGAACTACATTAGAActattattttgcaaaagcaTAGCAAAAGCACCCTTCAGCTATTGTACTATTATGTACTATGGAAGTGGTAAGCACTGGCCACCGTTGAAAATACCATTCACAATCAACTATTTTCCATGCTCTTGCCAAATCTCACTAGTATGTAGTGTAATGTGTACATTTATACAAAATGGTTCGGAGTGAACGAATTTTGCGCACGTAACGATTGCCTTGTTTTTTCCGCTGTGATTTATGGTTGTCTTGTACGATGCTTTCAATCACAAAGTGTTTTGCGCCATTGCAGAGCTAGCTACTTACCGACATAGTTCTTTCCGAACAGCTGCATTCCCATCACGGCAAAGATGAAGATGATAATGCAGAGCACGAACGTCAGATTACCTAACGCTCCCATCGTTCTGCCCATGATGGAAATGAGTAAATTCAGCGTTGGCCAGGATTTGGCGAGCTTAAAGACTCgaagctgttgttttttttgtttcaaatgatTTGCGTGTAACGTAAGTTTTAGGTTTTTATTGTGGTAGATGATGATGCGTCAGATCGCAAAATAAAATGAGTTTTAATTTGTACagtttttaatgcgaaatggttTTGAGTATGCGTACGATAGCGATGTTGTTGATGCATGTTATGGTATAtgtgtttgttgcattttttttaattttttcgcaAGAAGTGTATAAATTACATACGATTAAtgtgagaaagaaaagaaccatgaaaaagaagaaagagagaaaaagagagatagTAGAGAAAATTGGCAAGTAatagaaagcatttttttcatcaaccGTATGTTTTCTTATAACTATCAGAACAAGTCAATATTCCTTTCAGTGATGTTCCTTCGTGTTAGGGATCATGGGAgagtagtatttttttttattattgtatttATCCAGTACAGTGGTAAACCCTACCATGCTGTTTCATCTAAATACATCCACTAATTGCAATCGAATACTTCTATGGCTTATGCAAGTATTCGTATAGATCCATTCCCTTCGTCTTCGACTACATCGTAAGATCTTTTATC
The DNA window shown above is from Anopheles funestus chromosome 3RL, idAnoFuneDA-416_04, whole genome shotgun sequence and carries:
- the LOC125769886 gene encoding sodium channel protein para isoform X1, which gives rise to MTEDSDSISEEERSLFRPFTRESLQAIEARIADEEAKQRELERKRAEGESDFGRKKKKKEIRYDDEDEDEGPQPDPTLEQGVPVPVRMQGNFPPELASTPLEDIDGFYSNQRTFVVVSKGKDIFRFSATNALYVLDPFNPIRRVAIYILVHPLFSLFIITTILVNCILMIMPTTPTVESTEVIFTGIYTFESAVKVMARGFILQPFTYLRDAWNWLDFVVIALAYVTMGIDLGNLAALRTFRVLRALKTVAIVPGLKTIVGAVIESVKNLRDVIILTMFSLSVFALMGLQIYMGVLTQKCIKEFPMDGSWGNLTHENWELFNSNETNWFYSISGDIPLCGNSSGAGQCDEGYICLQGYGINPNYGYTSFDTFGWAFLSAFRLMTQDYWENLYQLVLRSAGPWHMLFFIVIIFLGSFYLVNLILAIVAMSYDELQKKAEEEEAAEEEALREAEEAAAAKAAKLEAQQAAAAAAANPEIAKSPSDFSCHSYELFVGQEKGNDDNNKEKMSIRSEGLESVSEITRTTAPTATAAGTAKARKVSAASLSLPGSPFNLRRGSRGSHQFTIRNGRGRFVGVPGSDRKPLVLSTYLDAQEHLPYADDSNAVTPMSEENGAIIVPVYYANLGSRHSSYTSHQSRISYTSHGDLLGGMTKESRLRNRSARNTNHSIVPPPNATNLSYADTNHKGQRDFDMTQDCTDDAGKIKHNDNPFIEPAQTQTVVDMKDVMVLNDIIEQAAGRHSRASDHGVSVYYFPTEDDDEDGPTFKDKAIEFLMKMIDIFCVWDCCWVWLKFQEGVAFIVFDPFVELFITLCIVVNTLFMALDHHDMDPDMEKALKSGNYFFTATFAIEATMKLIAMSPKYYFQEGWNIFDFIIVALSLLELGLEGVQGLSVLRSFRLLRVFKLAKSWPTLNLLISIMGRTMGALGNLTFVLCIIIFIFAVMGMQLFGKNYVDNVHLFPDQDLPRWNFTDFMHSFMIVFRVLCGEWIESMWDCMLVGDVSCIPFFLATVVIGNLVVLNLFLALLLSNFGSSSLSAPTADNETNKIAEAFNRISRFSNWIKANIANALKFVKNKLTSQIASVQPTGKGVCPCISAEHGENELELTPDDILADGLLKKGIKEHNQLEVAIGDGMEFTIHGDLKNKAKKNKQIMNNSKVIGNSISNHQDNKLEHELNHRGVSLQDDDTASIKSYGSHKNRPFKDESHKGSAETMEGEEKRDASKEDLGIDEELDDEGEGEEGPLDGELIIHAEEDEVIEDSPADCCPDNCYKKFPVLAGDDDAPFWQGWANLRLKTFQLIENKYFETAVITMILLSSLALALEDVHLPQRPILQDILYYMDRIFTVIFFLEMLIKWLALGFKVYFTNAWCWLDFIIVMVSLINFVASLCGAGGIQAFKTMRTLRALRPLRAMSRMQGMRVVVNALVQAIPSIFNVLLVCLIFWLIFAIMGVQLFAGKYFKCVDKNKTTLPHEIIPDVNACKAENYTWENSPMNFDHVGKAYLCLFQVATFKGWIQIMNDAIDSRDVGKQPIRETNIYMYLYFVFFIIFGSFFTLNLFIGVIIDNFNEQKKKAGGSLEMFMTEDQKKYYNAMKKMGSKKPLKAIPRPRWRPQAIVFEIVTNKKFDMIIMLFIGFNMLTMTLDHYKQSETFSAVLDYLNMIFICIFSSECLMKIFALRYHYFIEPWNLFDFVVVILSILGLVLSDLIEKYFVSPTLLRVVRVAKVGRVLRLVKGAKGIRTLLFALAMSLPALFNICLLLFLVMFIFAIFGMSFFMHVKDKSGLDDVYNFKTFGQSMILLFQMSTSAGWDGVLDGIINEEDCLPPDNDKGYPGNCGSSTIGITYLLAYLVISFLIVINMYIAVILENYSQATEDVQEGLTDDDYDMYYEIWQQFDPDGTQYVRYDQLSDFLDVLEPPLQIHKPNRYKIISMDIPICRGDMMFCVDILDALTKDFFARKGNPIEETAELGEVQQRPDEVGYEPVSSTLWRQREEYCARLIQHAWKRYKQRHGGGTDGSTGDDLEIDACDNGNDGGNGNDNDGSGGAAIGSGDNGSQIAGGSIGGGVGTPGSGKSKGILGGSQANIGVVDHSLSSKESPDSNGDPQGRQTAVLVESDGFVTKNGHRVVIHSRSPSITSRTADV